Proteins encoded in a region of the Neodiprion virginianus isolate iyNeoVirg1 chromosome 2, iyNeoVirg1.1, whole genome shotgun sequence genome:
- the LOC124297735 gene encoding uncharacterized protein LOC124297735 has product MKSRNNGFRYLLVVIDVLSKYAWVVPLKRKTAATVAEGFEQVLRTTPRRPDLLQTDKGKEFVASAFQKILRDNEIRYRVTRNPDVKAAIVERFNCTLKERLWRYFTHKKTQRYVDVLPQIVQAYNNTVHSSIGMAPSEVTLRNAATARAHTEKRYPPRPNGKPRFHKNDFVRTSKTKGTFETGYAANWSEELFKIRRVLARSPIMYVSEDLNGEVIDGLFYDLELQRVEGETRR; this is encoded by the coding sequence ATGAAGAGCCGCAACAACGGTTTTCGCTATCTCCTGGTGGTCATCGATGTATTGAGCAAGTACGCATGGGTGGTCCCGCTGAAACGAAAGACAGCCGCAACCGTTGCTGAAGGTTTCGAGCAAGTGTTACGCACTACGCCGCGCAGACCCGACCTACTGCAAACGGACAAAGGTAAAGAATTTGTCGCGAGTGCTTTTCAGAAGATACTTCGCGACAATGAAATACGATATCGTGTTACTCGTAATCCCGACGTGAAAGCAGCTATCGTGGAGCGATTCAACTGTACACTCAAAGAACGCCTGTGGCGTTACTTCACGCATAAAAAGACGCAACGCTACGTCGATGTTTTGCCACAAATCGTGCAAGCCTACAACAATACAGTTCACTCGAGCATCGGCATGGCGCCGTCGGAAGTGACGCTTCGCAATGCTGCTACAGCACGTGCCCACACGGAAAAGCGTTATCCTCCGCGTCCAAATGGCAAACCGAGATTCCATAAGAATGATTTTGTACGAACTAGTAAAACCAAGGGAACATTTGAAACAGGCTACGCGGCAAACTGGAGCGAAGAATTATTCAAGATCCGACGAGTGCTTGCACGTTCACCGATAATGTACGTCTCGGAAGATCTCAACGGCGAAGTAATCGACGGCTTGTTCTACGACCTTGAACTTCAGCGTGTGGAGGGGGAAACACGGAGATGA